The following coding sequences are from one Campylobacter sp. RM16187 window:
- the flhF gene encoding flagellar biosynthesis protein FlhF gives MATKFHTFTGESSIEALKKARAQCGEKAILVTTKQIQPKTINKKPLYEILVSVEEDEPQKQPLKPVSLKGYDQFQNINQAPKFEIIEEPKNSDFVPDDELFGNKKNTNKDNDILINISKAAKEISEITKMSMETSPNEGQNPFYNKKIDDVAKQMNAIGDKVNLMMDMLWEDRASNRNNLIIPPEFASIYKAAKKSGMKDEHLSSIMQITIENMPTSMKTNPNAVKRYFYSLLRKMLPCRNEQKNRKQRIMMLVGPTGVGKTTTLAKLAARFAYGKDIRYKTGIITLDTYRIGAVEQLFQYAKMMKLPILDVIEVDDFKDALKQLNHCDVILIDTTGNSQYDKEKLARLEKFLKSADAQIDVNLVLSAGSKVEDLLEIYNGFSFLDIDTLIITKFDETKIFGNVFSLIYETNTPVSYFCVGQEVPDDLMEAKGEFLVECILDGYSKESEDEQSS, from the coding sequence TTGGCAACTAAATTTCATACATTTACAGGTGAAAGCAGTATAGAAGCGCTAAAAAAAGCTAGAGCTCAGTGTGGTGAAAAGGCGATTTTGGTAACTACTAAGCAGATTCAGCCAAAGACCATAAATAAAAAACCTTTATATGAAATTTTAGTTAGTGTTGAAGAGGATGAGCCACAAAAGCAGCCTTTAAAGCCGGTAAGTTTAAAGGGCTACGATCAATTTCAAAATATTAATCAAGCTCCTAAATTTGAGATTATAGAAGAGCCTAAAAATAGCGATTTTGTGCCTGATGATGAGCTGTTTGGAAATAAAAAAAATACAAACAAAGATAACGATATACTAATAAATATATCAAAGGCTGCAAAAGAGATAAGTGAAATAACAAAGATGAGTATGGAAACCAGCCCAAATGAAGGACAAAATCCATTTTATAATAAAAAAATAGATGATGTGGCAAAGCAGATGAACGCCATCGGAGATAAAGTAAATCTGATGATGGATATGCTCTGGGAGGATAGGGCTTCTAACAGAAATAATCTCATTATACCGCCTGAGTTTGCGAGCATATATAAAGCTGCGAAAAAAAGCGGTATGAAAGATGAGCATTTAAGCTCAATTATGCAGATTACGATTGAAAATATGCCTACTTCTATGAAAACCAATCCAAATGCGGTAAAAAGATATTTTTACTCCTTGCTTCGTAAAATGCTTCCTTGCAGAAACGAGCAAAAAAATAGAAAACAACGTATTATGATGCTAGTAGGACCCACAGGAGTTGGCAAGACAACGACTCTTGCCAAGCTTGCGGCACGATTTGCTTACGGTAAGGATATAAGGTATAAAACCGGAATAATTACTCTTGATACATATAGAATCGGCGCCGTAGAGCAGCTATTTCAATATGCCAAGATGATGAAGTTGCCAATCCTTGACGTAATTGAAGTGGACGATTTTAAAGATGCTCTTAAACAGCTAAATCACTGCGATGTGATCTTGATAGATACTACGGGAAATTCTCAGTATGATAAAGAAAAATTAGCTAGGCTTGAAAAGTTTTTAAAGAGTGCTGATGCTCAAATAGATGTAAATTTAGTGCTTTCTGCAGGATCAAAAGTAGAGGATCTATTGGAAATTTATAACGGTTTTAGCTTCCTTGACATAGATACTTTGATAATTACTAAATTTGATGAAACTAAAATTTTTGGAAATGTATTCTCTCTTATTTACGAGACAAATACGCCTGTAAGCTACTTTTGTGTAGGGCAAGAGGTGCCTGATGATCTAATGGAGGCTAAGGGCGAATTTTTAGTAGAGTGTATATTGGATGGATACAGCAAAGAGAGTGAAGATGAACAATCAAGCTAA